A part of Vigna radiata var. radiata cultivar VC1973A chromosome 11, Vradiata_ver6, whole genome shotgun sequence genomic DNA contains:
- the LOC106777778 gene encoding uncharacterized protein LOC106777778 — MFRSAQSASKPSKSTIKFLCSYGGRILPRYPDGKLRYLGGHTRVLAVDRSITFSELLLKMEELCGASVRHIRCQLPSEDLDALISITSDEDLVNLIEEYDRVSSLKIRAFLSPPTPSRSPNNASIPPSKSASLSSSSASSSSSSSSYCSPTGKSGPSYRTSATVVDRCVHQMSPAPAYRTAVDKSKASGRNIPLPRYGYHGSGGQVYLIHHGNHWQ, encoded by the exons ATGTTCAGATCAGCTCAATCCGCTTCAAAACCTTCCAAATCCACCATCAAATTCCTCTGCAGTTACGGCGGCAGAATCCTCCCCCGTTACCCTGACGGCAAGCTCCGCTACCTCGGAGGCCACACCCGCGTCCTCGCCGTCGACCGCTCTATTACCTTTTCCG AGCTGCTGCTGAAGATGGAAGAGCTCTGCGGTGCCTCCGTGAGGCACATCCGCTGCCAATTACCCTCTGAAGACCTCGACGCTCTTATCTCCATCACCTCCGACGAAGATCTCGTCAATCTCATCGAGGAATACGACCGCGTTTCATCGCTCAAGATCAGAGCCTTCCTCTCGCCGCCCACGCCGTCGAGATCTCCGAACAACGCTTCCATTCCTCCGTCGAAGTCAGCTTCATTATCTTCCTCCTCAGCCTCATCGTCGTCGTCCTCTTCGTCGTATTGCAGCCCTACCGGCAAATCTGGGCCGAGTTACAGAACCTCGGCGACGGTGGTCGACCGTTGCGTCCATCAGATGTCGCCGGCTCCGGCGTACCGGACCGCAGTGGACAAATCGAAAGCATCCGGGAGGAATATTCCTCTCCCGCGCTACGGTTACCACGGGAGCGGTGGCCAGGTTTACCTGATCCACCACGGAAACCACTGGCAATAA